CCGTCATATGTGGAAACAGCGCAAGATCTTGGAAAACGGTGTTGCAATGCCGCTTGTTTGCCGGAACGTTGGTTACGTCCGCGCCGTCAAAGGTGAGTAAGCGGCAAGGAGACCCCGTGGGTTAGCGGCGTTGCCGGTCCGGGATAGGCTGGTGGCGTTGGTCTGACGCCGGGGTTCCATGTCTACGACTAGTTCTACGCCTATGCCTGCGACTGGTAGCTTACAGTTGGTCGAGGCTGTGATCGAGCGTTTCGACGGAGCTCCGGTTGGGGAGCGCCGCCGGTGGTCGGATGAGTTCAAGGCCCAAGCCGTCGCGGCGGCGCTGGAGCCAGGTGTGAATGTTTCGGCGTTGGCGCGCCGCCTGGGGATTTCGCCGCCGCAGCTGTTCGGATGGCGTAAGGCCTTCCTGAAGAAGCAGAACGCAGACGCCCCGGCGGGTGCGCCAGCGCCCGTGGTGGAGATCGTGGTGGGCGAGGTGATGATCCGCGTCGGCCCGGACCTCAGCGAGGCTGCGTTGCGCCGGATCCTTCGTGCGGTGCGCTCGGCATGATGCCGTCGGGTGTGAAGGTCTATCTGGCCAGCCAGCCGGTAGACTTCCGCAAGGGGCCTGACAGCCTGCTGTCGCTGGTGCGCGATGCTGGCAGT
The nucleotide sequence above comes from Paracoccus sp. TOH. Encoded proteins:
- a CDS encoding transposase, which codes for MIERFDGAPVGERRRWSDEFKAQAVAAALEPGVNVSALARRLGISPPQLFGWRKAFLKKQNADAPAGAPAPVVEIVVGEVMIRVGPDLSEAALRRILRAVRSA